The genomic interval TTTATTATGCGAATTTAAGCCCCGTTGTTGGTTCAGAGCAGGGGGGACTTAGACCAGTCTTGGTCATTCAAAATGATGTTGGTAATAAATATAGTCCAACGGTAATTGTAGCGGCAATTACCTCGCAAATTAGTAAAGGAAAATTGCCCACGCATGTTGAACTTACATCGAAGGATTGTCAACTTGAAAAAAATTCGGTTGTTTTATTAGAACAACTTCGAACAATTGATAAACGTCGATTAAAGGAAAAGGTAACGCAATTACCTGATGACTTTATGCTGAAAGTGGATGAGGCAATTCAAATCAGCATTGGTTTGGTTCAGTTTTAAAAATGGCGAGCAATGCTCGCTATTTTTATGCATAAAAATAAATAAAATAATGAGGAAATAGGGAGAAATATGAAGAAATTTATACAGTTTATACTTGTTATGATGATGATGTCTTTTGCCGTTTCCATGATAGGATGCGGGAATCGCGCTGATAAGAATGTCAATGCGGAAAATTCAACAAATACCGCTGCAAAGGCGAATACGCATCTCAAAATAAAGATGCTTGATATTGGACAAGGGGATGCAATTCTGATCAAAACGGGGGAGCAAGTGATTTTAATTGATACTGGTGACGTTGATATGCGTGATAAGTTGGTTGATTTATTAAAAAAAGAGGATATTCATCGTATTGATAAACTTATTATTTCACATCCGCATGCCGATCATTTAGGTGGCGCATATGCAGTATTAAAAAATTTTGAAGTGAAGCAGATTTATGATAATGGACAGCCTACGACGACTTCTACGTACCGTACATATATGAAATTGATCAATCAAAAGAAAATACCATATAAACAACTTTTAGATTCAGATAATCTCGATTTTGGAAATGGCGTTAGTTTTAAGGTTTTCAGTCCAACCGCAAGTGAAATTAAAACGGGTGGAGATTTAAATAATAATTCAATTGTTGGCAAGTTGACATATCAAAAATTTTCTATGCTCTTTACTGGAGACTGTGAAACGGAACGAGAGAAAGTGATTTTGAAAAAATATGGAAATCAGCTAAAAAGTACAATATTGAAAAGCCCACATCATGGCAGTAAAACTTCATCAAACCGTAACTATTTAAAAGCAATTGATCCAGAAGCTGTATTGATTTCCTGTGGTAAAAATAATGATTATAAACATCCGCATGATGTAACTTTGAATAAATATGAAGATTTAAAACTGAATATTTATCGTACGGATAAAGATGGCTCAGTTACAATTGATACAGATGGAATTTCTTATTCGATTGAAAAGGAGAATAGATAATGAAGGCAGTCATTGATCGATTTGAAGAAAATAAGGCGGTTTTACTTGTTGGGGAAGAGGAAATAAGCATTGTGTTTCCAAAAAAATATTTACCTCAAGATAGCAAAGAAGGGGATTATTTAAAACTAGAAATTTCCTATGATCGAGAATTGACCAAACAGGCGAATTTGGAAGCAGCGGCCTTACAAGCCTTGGTCATGAAGCAAAATAAATAAAGCTTCATATCTGGGCAGGCGTTATTGTCTTTTAAATCATAAGAGACAATAGGGTCTGTCTTTATTTAGTGTCAAAAATTTTGTTTGTTCAAACGGTATTTAGTGGTAAAATAAATTGTCGTTGAAAAATTTGAGGTATTTTATCAAATTAAATTATAAAATAGGGGCGGAGGCTTTGAAAAAAAGAATTTTTTTTGCGTGTTTATGTCTATGGATACTATTGACGCAAATTGTTTGTGCGGCGCCAAATAATCAAGTAAAATATAGAATAAGCAGTTTTAGCTATTTTGTGAACGAAAAGACGGATGTTCAACCAGGTGGATTAAGCTTAGAAATAGGTTTAAATAAACCTACAGATGCGTTTATAACGAAGATTGACGATACGAATCCTTCTGCATTAGTATTAGAGTTAAAGCAAGCACGATTAGGTAAAATCAAAAGTTTTGTTGCATTAAATCAATCTCTTGCTAAGAATATAAAGTTTGAGCAGGTGGATAAATCTACGGTTCGCATTACAATTCAACTCACAAAGGATGTGAATGCGACCAATTACAAAGTATATACTTTACCTAAGGATGCGCGGGCAAAAAAACCATTTCGTATTGTCCTAGATTTTCAGGATGGCTCTAAATTTTTTTCTTCCGCAGGAGTGAAAGGGAAAACGATCATTTTAGATCCGGGACATGGCGGTAGTGATCCGGGTGCAATTGGACCGAATCGTGTACGAGAGAAAGATGTAACGTTAAATGTAGCAATGAAGGTAAAGTATCTATTGCAAGATGCTGGTGCACGTGTTATTATGACGCGTAGTGATGATCGGGATGTGTATGGGCCAAATGCGAGTGATAAAGAAGAATTGCAGGCGCGTGTTAATGTTGCGCGAAAGAATACAGCCGATATTTTTGTCAGCATTCATGCAAATTCATTTATCAATCAAGCGGCGCATGGAACGTCGACTTATTATTACGAAAAGTCTACTTATGATAGCAGACTTGCGGAATCTTTACAAAATGGATTAGTCGAGTTTGGTGGCTTGTACGATCGAGGTATTCAAGAGGCGAATTTTTATGTAGTGAAACGAACCAATATGCCGGCTGCGCTTGTTGAGTTGGCTTTCATATCGAATCCAAAAGAGGAAAGATTGTTGAATTCAGCAGAGTTTCAACAAAAATTAGCCGAAGGTATTTGTAAAGGATTAAGTGATTTCTTTAGTCAAACAGCTAAGTAGAAAGGTGATAGTTATGTTAAAAGTTTCTAAGTATTTTATTATGATTTTGGCTATTATGTTTTTTGTAATAACTGCTGGATGCAGCAAAGAAAATGGTGGAAATGATGAAAAGGTAAATCCTGATAATCAGGTAGCCACGGAACAAGAAAAGAGCGCAAAAGACACAAAGAAAATACCAGCAGATAAAAATCATAATTTAAAAGTATATTATGCCAATGCCGATGGTACAAAACTTATCGTTGGAGCAAATGTAAAAGAAGTTGCTGGTGAAGATAAATATACGACCGTGATGAAGCAGTTAATTGCTGGCACAAGCGATAAAGAGGCTGTTTCTATCATTCCGAAAGGCACGAAGCTTAGGAGTGTAAAAATAGAAAATGGGCGAGCTTATGTTGATTTTTCGCATGAATTAATCAAAAATTTTAATGGTGGTTCTGCGGGCGAAATTATGTTGGTTGGTTCAATTGTAAATACTTTAACTGAATTTCCGGAAATAAAAACTGTACAAATTTTAGTTGATGGAAAAAAGATAGAAACCATTTCTGGGCATATGGATACAAGTGAGCCATTGAAACGTTTTTCAGATTTAATAAAAAAATAAGTATACATTACAAAAAAAGTCTGATAAGATAAAAAAGAATTGTATATGTTTTTATCCACTAGGGGGGCATTTTTGCTGAGAGGTTTTAAACCGACCCTTGGAACCTGTTGGTTAAGACCAGCGTAGGGAAGTGGCAAATTTGCTTTTTTTTAAAGCCATTTAGCTGCTGTGCTAAATGGCTTTATTTTTATTTATTGATTGGGGGAGAAGAAATGGAAATGACACAGATGCAAGCAGCACGAAAAGGAAAAATCACGGACGAAATGCAAATCGTCGCAAAGCAAGAAAACATGGATGTCAATATCATCCGAGATCGTATCGCAGAGGGAACCATCACAATTTGTGCAAATGTAAATCATACATCATTGATTCCGCGTGGTGTGGGAAAAGGATTATCTACAAAGGTAAATGCAAATATCGGTACTTCGAGCGCATATCCGGATATTGAGCCTGAACTATTAAAATTAGATGCAGCGATAAAAGCTGGTGCTGATTCTGTGATGGATCTAAGCACGGGGAATAATATTGATCTGTCAAGAAAAGCAATCATTGATAAGTCTACAGTTATGGTTGGTACAGTGCCAATTTATCAAGCAACAGTAGATGCAATCAAAAAACATGGTGCTGTTGTAGATATGACAGGAGATGATTTACTGCAGGTGATTGCAACGCAGGCAAAAGATGGCGCAGATTTTATGACAATTCATTGTGGTGTGACACGTGAAGTTATTAACCGCATGTGTAATCAAGGTCGTGTTATGGATGTTGTAAGCAGAGGCGGTTCGTTTATTACGGGATGGATGCTCCATAACCAGAAGGAAAATCCACTTTATGAAAGATATGACGATATCTTAGATATTTGTGCGCAATATGATGTTACGATTAGCTTAGGAGACGGATTGCGTCCGGGGTGTTTAGCAGATGCAACCGATCGTGCGCAATTACAAGAACTTATCATACTAGGCGAACTTGTAGATCGTGCTTGGGCGAGAGGGGTACAAGTTTTAGTTGAAGGGCCTGGACATGTACCTTTTGACCAGATTGCTGCGAATATGAAATTGCAAAAACAACTGTGTAAAGATGCGCCGTTCTATGTACTTGGGCCGTTGGTAACAGATGTAGCACCTGGATACGATCATATAACGTCTGCGATAGGTGGCACACTCGCAGCTGCAAACGGGGCGGATTTTTTATGTTATGTAACACCAGCAGAGCATTTGGCATTGCCGACAATTGAAGATGTGCATGAAGGTGTAATTGCATCTAGAATTGCAGCACATGCTGCAGATATCGTAAAAGGTGTACCAGGAGCGAAAGAATGGGATTTGAAAATGGCGAAGGCAAGAAAAGCGTTGGACTGGCAGAAGCAAATAGAACTTGCCATAGATCCTAAAAAAGCGCAAGCCAAACGCGGAGCAAGAAATGTAGAAGGTGCAGAAGCTTGCTCTATGTGCGGAGATTATTGCGCAATGAAAATTGTTGGTGAATATCTAGATAAACCAGTTGATTTATGCGATTAAATACAAATTTAGAAGTGATTCTATAAGATGAGATATAGACTTTGAGGTTCGGGTATTTTATTTGAAGGGGAATTACATATTTTATCTTATCAGCATGTTTGACTGAAATTTTCCATTTTTTTAAAGGAATGTGTAAACGAATGACGAATTCATCCTATAGATAAAAGTTAACTATTAACTATACAATCGATTAGGAGGGATAAAAATGAAAAAAATTAGTAAAATTTTAGTGCCAGTTGATGGTTCTGTTAATGGTTGTAAAGCTGTAGATTATGCGATTTTTTTAGCTGAAAAAAGCGAGGCGAAACTAGATTTTGTTTATGTTGCTAGTAGTATCAACAAGGATATTCCTAGTGATATTGTTTTTGATAAAATTTGGGGCAAGATACCTGCGCATATCATTGCAGAAAAACATATAGAAAATGGAAATATTCCTCGTGCTATCATAAAAGTAGCAGAACAATGTCAAAGTGATATGATCGTTATGGGCAGTCGAGGACTTGGAATTTTAAAAGGTGCGTTGATTGGCAGCGTCAGCCAAAAAGTCACTGAAGAATCAAAATGTCCTGTTATGGTCGTTAAATAAAATTTTATGGAAATAAAAAATAGGTTACTCACATTTTGAGTAACCTATTTTTATTAGGCGTTATAAGTAAAAAACAGAGGTATGTACCTCTGTTTTTCAATATTTGTTTAAGCAAAATAACGTTTTAATAAACCACTGAAACCACAACCATGACGTGCTTCATCTTTAGCCATTTCATGAACGCTGTCGTGGATGGCATCTAGATTTTGTTGTTTTGCAAGTATTGCTAATTCTTTTTTACCTGCACATGCTCCATGTTCGGCAGCAGCGCGTAGTTCAAGATTTTTCTTTGTACTAGGTGTAACTACTTCACCAAGCATTTCGGCAAATCTAGCAGCATGATCGGCTTCTTCAAAAGCGTAACGTTTAAAGGCTTCGGCGATTTCAGGATAACCTTCTCTGTCTGCTACACGACTCATTGCGATATACATACCGACTTCAGTACATTCACCAACAAAGTTCTGACGTAACCCTTCTACGATTTTAGGATCTATTCCATCAATGATGCCTACACGATGCTCATCGGCGTAAACAACATCACCTGTTTGTTCTTTAAATTTGGATGCTGGTGCTTTACAAATTGGGCAAGCTGCAGGAGCTTCTGTCCCTTCATGAACATATCCACAAATACTACAAATAAATTTTGACATTAAATCTACCTCCAAAAATGTTTTATAAAATACACTTTATTTTAATTGATGCAATCACGATTAGAAGCATGGCGCTTGTATTTGTGATTGACTATGGTTATATTATAACGAATGAGGCTTAAAAATTAAATCAATGAATTTCTTTAAAATCATTGATTTTAGTCAGATATAAAACGATTTGCTAGTTCATACAACATTTTACGAATAATTACTAAAAATATTTTATTATTAACAAATAATAATTATTAAAAATAAAGATGCATTGCATATAAGTATTACAGGGATTCATTTTTATGGTAAAATCATTTATATATAAATAGAGAATGAATGAAAAGACTACATAAAATCTGCTTCGTTATGAAGTTATGATTCATTTTCAAATGAAAAAGGTGAGTAAGTGGAATTAAAAGATGTTGGTGAATTTGGCTTTATTGATTTAATAAAAGAAGGGTGCATCGTGAATCAAGAGAATGTTGTAGTTGGAATCGGTGATGATGCAGCAGTAATCAAACCAACTCCTGGTAGATTGCAATTAATCAGTACGGATATGCTGATGGAAGGTGTACATTTCGATTTAGCGTTTATGTCACCGTTTCAGTTAGGATACAAATCAATTGCGGTAAATTTAAGTGATATTGCTGCCATGGGTGGAGTACCAAAGCAATTGGTTATATCAATTGCTTTGCCTAAAAAAATATCTATGGATGTTATTCTTGAAATTTATCGAGGGATGAAGGCACTTGCACATCGTTTTCATGTGAATATTATTGGCGGTGATACGATTGCTAGCTCTGGAGGCATTGTGATTAATGTAACCGTAATGGGAGAGGTTTGTGCTGAGAAACTACAAAAAAGAAGCGGAGCACAGCTTGGTGATTTGGTTGCTGTTACAGGATCATTGGGAAATTCAGCGGCGGGGCTTGCCTTATTGCAAGCAGGCGGCTTTACTGCATATGATTTTAGTGAACCATTGATTCAATCGCATTTAATGCCCTTGCCGCAAATTGATATGGCGAATCATATTGCGGAATATGCGCATAGTATGAATGATATTAGTGATGGACTTGCCAGTGAAGCAAGTGAAATTGCATCTGCAAGCCAAATTGGCCTGCGTTTATATGAAGAGAAAATTCCACTGACCCAAGAGCTGATACAAGCGAGTCGCATATTAGGAAAGTCAGCTTTAGAGTTTGCTTTATATGGTGGAGAAGATTATCAATTGATTTTTACGATTGCACCAGAGAAATATGCGCTTTTAAGCAAGTGTCAGATGATCAATTCGATTACGATCATTGGGGAAGTGACGAAGATGCATACAGGGGTAGAATTGGTTCAGCGAAATCAAGAGATTGCCCGACTAGAACCTAAAGGGTATAATCATTTTAGATAGAAGTAATAGGAGTGTTAAACATGCAGTTAAAAACGACGTCACCAGAGGAGACTTATGCATTGGGGAAACAGTTATCTCACTATGTATCCGATGGCGTAGTTCTTTGTTTAGAAGGAGATTTAGGCGCTGGAAAAACTTTGTTTGTGCAAGGTATCGCCAATGGGTTAAAAGTGATAGACGAAGTGACAAGTCCAACGTTTACGATTATGAATATATATCAAGGCGAAAAAACAATCTATCATTTTGATTTATATCGTTTAGATTTAGCAGAAGAGTTGTTAGACATTGGTTTTTACGAATACACGCAGCAAGAAGATGACGTTATTGTAATAGAATGGCCTAATAAATTTATCGAGGAATTGCCAGAAGAATATCTATGGATCGAAATTTGCCGCGGATCAATTGAAAATGAACGAATTTTTAAGATCCGTTTACAAGGCGAAAAGTATAAAGAGATCTACAAGGAGTTGGAGAAAAATTGCTAATTTTAGCATTGGATACGGCGACATTAGTATCAAGCGTCGCGGTTACATCGGGAGAAAAGTTATTAGCAGAGCTTACTTTACAAACTAAATTGACACATTCGGAAGTTTTAATGCCGCATATAAAACAAATTTTAGAAATGACGAAAGTGGATAAAAATAAAATTGAAGCAATTGCAGTGAGTATTGGACCGGGTTCGTTTACAGGTCTTCGTATTGGACTCGCGACTGTAAAAAGTATTGCATATGTACTGAACATTCCTATTATCGGAGTTTCAACACTTGCTGCGCTTGCTTATAATTATGCTGTTGAGGGGGTTTACCTTGCACCTATGTTAGATGCGCAAAAAGGAAATGTTTATGCGGCCTTGTATACTTGGGAGCAGGGGGAATTAAAAGAAATTTATGAACCAGCAGTAAAACCATTTGATCAAGTTGTAGAGTTTTGCCAAACTTTGGATAAAACTGTGGTGCTACAAGGCGAAGTAGCGGTAAAACAAGCGGAGAAAATAAAAAATATTGGCGGGAATATTCGATTGGCAATGCCACATATGATTATGCCTCGTGCAGCAAGTGTAGCGATGCTGGGTAAACATATGATGGAACAAGGCATCCTACATAATGTTATGGATCTAGAGCCATTTTATATTAGACGATCAGAAGCTGAAGAACTTTGGGAACGAAGAAATGGAATAAAAAATGACTGAGATTGTGTTTCGCAAAATGGTGGAAGCGGATATTGATCATGTTGTTTCTGTAGAAAATGCGTCGTTTAGTTCTCCGTGGGCCAGGCAGTCGTTTTGCGAAGAATTAGAAAATCAGTTGGCTTATTATTTACTTGCAACTTCTGGCGATGCTGTAATCGGCTATGTAGGGATGTGGATTATTATTGATGAAGCACATATTACCAATGTTGCTGTTTTACCAAGTCATCGAAGGCTGGGAATTGGTGAGGCTATGATGCAGGAGGCTTTGGTTGTGGCTAAATCAAAAGGCGCTTGCGCAATGACCTTAGAAGTGAGAGCATCCAATCTTGCTGCAAAGAATTTATATGAGAAATTAGGCTTTGAATCAAGTGGTGTTCGAAAAAATTACTATGAAGATACACAGGAAGATGCAATTATTATGTGGCTTCGTGATATAAATAAATAAAAAAAGGGCGCTTTCGCGCGCCTCGGGTGATTGGTAATATACTATATGTTAAGATCTCCGTTTTGGTTACTCATCTTATGTTTTTTCATTTTAGAAAGATTGAAAATGAGAATGAGGGCTATAGGGATTTTAGGTAGAGAAACGGGATTTAAGTGTCAGTGTAATGATGGGGGTAATAGATTGAATAAGGAAAAAATGAAGGAAAAAACATGTCTAACTTTAGCAATTGAGACGAGTTGTGATGAGACGTCTGCGGCGATTGTTGCCGATGGTCGTACAATTTTGGCAAATATTATTTCGACGCAAATTCCAGTGCATCAAAAGTTTGGCGGCGTTGTGCCTGAAATTGCTTCACGGAAACATATTGAGCATGTAATTCCTGTGGTAGATGAATGTTTAAAACGAGCGAATGTTAAATTAACAGATATTGATCATATTGGTGTAACCTATGGACCTGGTTTAGTAGGCGCGTTGCTGGTAGGTGTTGCAGCAGCAAAAGCATTGTCTTATACATTAGATGTGCCGCTTATTGGGGTAAATCATTTAGAAGGACATATTTTCGCTAACTTTTTAGCCAATCCGGAACTTGAACCTCCGTTTATTGCTTTGGTTGTGTCAGGGGGGCATACTTCACTTGTATATGTAAAAGGATACAATGAATTTGAGCTTCTTGGGCAGACACGAGATGATGCAGCGGGTGAAGCGTTTGATAAAGTTGCACGTGTTATGGGGCTTCCTTATCCGGGTGGACCGCAGATTGATAAATTAGCTGCACAGGGAAATCCAGATGCGATCTTATTTCCGAAAGCGCTAAATGAAAAAGGTAATTTTGAGTTTAGTTTTAGTGGACTTAAATCTGCAGTTCTTAACTATTTGAATAGTGCAAAGCAAAAAGACGAAGAAATTAATTATGCAGATGTCGCGGCAAGTTTTCAAAAAGCTGTTGTTGATGTTTTGACGGAAAAAGCGCTGCGTGCAGTGCAGCAAACAAAAGTAAAAACACTGGTACTTGCAGGTGGGGTTGCCGCAAATCGTTGTTTAAATGCGCAATTTACGATGAACTGTGAGAAAGAAGGTATAAATTTCTATCATCCGAGTATAATTTTATGTACGGACAATGCTGCTATGATTGCTTGTCGTGCATACTATCAAAGTCAGGTTGGACACTATGCAGATTTATATTTAAATGCAGTTCCCAGTTTAAAGTTGACAAACCTTTGAGTTTGAAGGCAAGAGCTGAAAATACCGTTGAATTTTGTTAGCAGGTATGCGTTTGTATTTTGTATTTTTTATATTTTCTTAGATTTATGAATTTTCCAAAGGAATTCATTCACTTAGGTTGAACTGTATAGTCTATGCTAAGTTATTGGGAGGATTTTTTGTAATATGGGATTTCTTTTGGATAAATGTCGACAGTTGACCAATTTATCTGCTTTACAAATTGATTTTTTAAATAAACTGAGTGCAACTTTTCCTTTGGTTTCTGATTTATCGCATGCACATTTAACCGTATACGCGAAGGCTGCGGAAAAAGATGCACTTGTTGTAATCGCACAAATTGATCCACATACTAGTTTTAGTCAATATAGGCCTAATATTCTTGGAAGTACAGTTCGTGCGGCAGAAGAGCCTATGATTTGGAGGACGATGCTTACTGGCCAAGCAATTAAAGGAAAGCGCGAATGGGCCTGGGGTTTTATGTTAGATATGTACACGTTTGCAATTTATGATTATGAAGGAACTGTAATTGCAAGTGTCAGCTTTGAAACGAATTCTGAGGAATTGCGTATCGAGGGTTATAATTATCTACTAGAGACTGCTTATACGATGCTGCTAAATTCTAAACTACCGATTGATAGAGAGCTATATCGTCCCTTATCCGCAAGTGATGGAATTATTATAACAGACAGACGTAGTAAAATTGTTTTTGCGAATACTGCTGCCAGCAGTATTTATAAAGTGCTCGGTGTTGGCAAAATGGTGGGACATCATATTTTTGACCGACAAATTACGATGCATATTACCAAGGAAACTACAGTTAGTCAAAGACCTTATGAAAAAGAAGTAGAAGCTGGAAATTTAGTTTTAGTACAAAGAAATATTCCTTTAATAAAAAACGAACAATTGGTAAGAACTGTGATTGTCGTTTCCGATGTTACAGAATTGAGAAAAAAAGAAAAAGAGTTGTTAATTAAATCGGCGGTTATCCAAGAGATTCACCATCGTGTTAAAAATAATTTGCAAACAATAGCAAGTTTATTGAGGTTACAATCAAGGCGTACGAATTCTGAAGAGGTTAAAGCGGCACTGAAAGAAAGTGTGAATCGAATTCTCAGTATTTCGGTTGTTCATGAATTTTTATCACAACAAGATGCAGAAATTATTGATGTGGTAGAAGTTGCGAAAAATATTTTAGATTTAGTGATACAGAATATGTTAGAGCCGGAGTTTAAGCTCAATACAAAATTTCGAGGAGAAACCATCATTTTACCTTCTGAACATGCGAGCAGCTTAGCTTTAGTTGTAAACGAATTGATTCAAAATTCGATTGAACATGGTTTTATTGGTTTAAAGGAAGGAACAATTGGTTTAGACATTACAACAAATGAGGATAGCTATTTAATCGATCTCTATGATGATGGAACGGGAATTCCCGATGATTTCAATCCGCAGGCTTCAAAAAGTTTAGGCCTTCAAATTGTTAGAACTTTAATTGAGGATGATCTGAGCGGAACTTTTCTATTATACAAGGATCATGGTACGCATGCGAAAATAAAGATTCCTCGTAAATTGGAGGGTGGAAATAACAGATGAGAGCTTTAAGAATTGTAATTGCTGATAACGAGTCAATTATTCGAATGGATTTAAAAGAACTTTTAGAAGAAGCCGGACATGAAGTTGTTGGTGAGGCAACGGATGGTGTCAAGGCGATTGATTTGACTCGAAAGTTTAAACCTGATTTGGTTATTATGGATATTAAGATGCCGGAAATGGATGGAATTGCTGCGGCAAAGGTTATTTCTAACGATAAAATTGCGCCAGTGCTCTTATTAACAGCCTTTAGCCAAAAAGAAATTGTTGACAAAGCTAAAGATTCTGGCGTACTTGCCTATTTAGTAAAACCAGTCAAAGAAAGCAATCTATTCCCGGCAATAGAAATTGCGTTGTCTAGATTCCAAGAAATTATGGAGCTTGAACATGAGCTTGATAACGTAAAGAATTCTTTGGAAATGCGTAAAATTCTTGATCGTGCAAAGGGCATTTTAATGGACGCCTATGGATTAAATGAAAGTGAAGCGTATCGAAGAATTCAGCAGTATAGTATGGCAAAGCGAAAGA from Massilibacillus massiliensis carries:
- a CDS encoding type II toxin-antitoxin system PemK/MazF family toxin, producing the protein MVVKRGDIYYANLSPVVGSEQGGLRPVLVIQNDVGNKYSPTVIVAAITSQISKGKLPTHVELTSKDCQLEKNSVVLLEQLRTIDKRRLKEKVTQLPDDFMLKVDEAIQISIGLVQF
- a CDS encoding universal stress protein codes for the protein MKKISKILVPVDGSVNGCKAVDYAIFLAEKSEAKLDFVYVASSINKDIPSDIVFDKIWGKIPAHIIAEKHIENGNIPRAIIKVAEQCQSDMIVMGSRGLGILKGALIGSVSQKVTEESKCPVMVVK
- the thiL gene encoding thiamine-phosphate kinase, translating into MELKDVGEFGFIDLIKEGCIVNQENVVVGIGDDAAVIKPTPGRLQLISTDMLMEGVHFDLAFMSPFQLGYKSIAVNLSDIAAMGGVPKQLVISIALPKKISMDVILEIYRGMKALAHRFHVNIIGGDTIASSGGIVINVTVMGEVCAEKLQKRSGAQLGDLVAVTGSLGNSAAGLALLQAGGFTAYDFSEPLIQSHLMPLPQIDMANHIAEYAHSMNDISDGLASEASEIASASQIGLRLYEEKIPLTQELIQASRILGKSALEFALYGGEDYQLIFTIAPEKYALLSKCQMINSITIIGEVTKMHTGVELVQRNQEIARLEPKGYNHFR
- the tsaE gene encoding tRNA (adenosine(37)-N6)-threonylcarbamoyltransferase complex ATPase subunit type 1 TsaE; its protein translation is MQLKTTSPEETYALGKQLSHYVSDGVVLCLEGDLGAGKTLFVQGIANGLKVIDEVTSPTFTIMNIYQGEKTIYHFDLYRLDLAEELLDIGFYEYTQQEDDVIVIEWPNKFIEELPEEYLWIEICRGSIENERIFKIRLQGEKYKEIYKELEKNC
- a CDS encoding NADH peroxidase; its protein translation is MSKFICSICGYVHEGTEAPAACPICKAPASKFKEQTGDVVYADEHRVGIIDGIDPKIVEGLRQNFVGECTEVGMYIAMSRVADREGYPEIAEAFKRYAFEEADHAARFAEMLGEVVTPSTKKNLELRAAAEHGACAGKKELAILAKQQNLDAIHDSVHEMAKDEARHGCGFSGLLKRYFA
- the rimI gene encoding ribosomal protein S18-alanine N-acetyltransferase, with protein sequence MTEIVFRKMVEADIDHVVSVENASFSSPWARQSFCEELENQLAYYLLATSGDAVIGYVGMWIIIDEAHITNVAVLPSHRRLGIGEAMMQEALVVAKSKGACAMTLEVRASNLAAKNLYEKLGFESSGVRKNYYEDTQEDAIIMWLRDINK
- a CDS encoding GerMN domain-containing protein — its product is MLKVSKYFIMILAIMFFVITAGCSKENGGNDEKVNPDNQVATEQEKSAKDTKKIPADKNHNLKVYYANADGTKLIVGANVKEVAGEDKYTTVMKQLIAGTSDKEAVSIIPKGTKLRSVKIENGRAYVDFSHELIKNFNGGSAGEIMLVGSIVNTLTEFPEIKTVQILVDGKKIETISGHMDTSEPLKRFSDLIKK
- a CDS encoding ComEC/Rec2 family competence protein encodes the protein MKKFIQFILVMMMMSFAVSMIGCGNRADKNVNAENSTNTAAKANTHLKIKMLDIGQGDAILIKTGEQVILIDTGDVDMRDKLVDLLKKEDIHRIDKLIISHPHADHLGGAYAVLKNFEVKQIYDNGQPTTTSTYRTYMKLINQKKIPYKQLLDSDNLDFGNGVSFKVFSPTASEIKTGGDLNNNSIVGKLTYQKFSMLFTGDCETEREKVILKKYGNQLKSTILKSPHHGSKTSSNRNYLKAIDPEAVLISCGKNNDYKHPHDVTLNKYEDLKLNIYRTDKDGSVTIDTDGISYSIEKENR
- a CDS encoding DUF3006 domain-containing protein, which codes for MKAVIDRFEENKAVLLVGEEEISIVFPKKYLPQDSKEGDYLKLEISYDRELTKQANLEAAALQALVMKQNK
- the thiC gene encoding phosphomethylpyrimidine synthase ThiC, whose translation is MEMTQMQAARKGKITDEMQIVAKQENMDVNIIRDRIAEGTITICANVNHTSLIPRGVGKGLSTKVNANIGTSSAYPDIEPELLKLDAAIKAGADSVMDLSTGNNIDLSRKAIIDKSTVMVGTVPIYQATVDAIKKHGAVVDMTGDDLLQVIATQAKDGADFMTIHCGVTREVINRMCNQGRVMDVVSRGGSFITGWMLHNQKENPLYERYDDILDICAQYDVTISLGDGLRPGCLADATDRAQLQELIILGELVDRAWARGVQVLVEGPGHVPFDQIAANMKLQKQLCKDAPFYVLGPLVTDVAPGYDHITSAIGGTLAAANGADFLCYVTPAEHLALPTIEDVHEGVIASRIAAHAADIVKGVPGAKEWDLKMAKARKALDWQKQIELAIDPKKAQAKRGARNVEGAEACSMCGDYCAMKIVGEYLDKPVDLCD
- a CDS encoding N-acetylmuramoyl-L-alanine amidase translates to MKKRIFFACLCLWILLTQIVCAAPNNQVKYRISSFSYFVNEKTDVQPGGLSLEIGLNKPTDAFITKIDDTNPSALVLELKQARLGKIKSFVALNQSLAKNIKFEQVDKSTVRITIQLTKDVNATNYKVYTLPKDARAKKPFRIVLDFQDGSKFFSSAGVKGKTIILDPGHGGSDPGAIGPNRVREKDVTLNVAMKVKYLLQDAGARVIMTRSDDRDVYGPNASDKEELQARVNVARKNTADIFVSIHANSFINQAAHGTSTYYYEKSTYDSRLAESLQNGLVEFGGLYDRGIQEANFYVVKRTNMPAALVELAFISNPKEERLLNSAEFQQKLAEGICKGLSDFFSQTAK
- the tsaB gene encoding tRNA (adenosine(37)-N6)-threonylcarbamoyltransferase complex dimerization subunit type 1 TsaB, producing MLILALDTATLVSSVAVTSGEKLLAELTLQTKLTHSEVLMPHIKQILEMTKVDKNKIEAIAVSIGPGSFTGLRIGLATVKSIAYVLNIPIIGVSTLAALAYNYAVEGVYLAPMLDAQKGNVYAALYTWEQGELKEIYEPAVKPFDQVVEFCQTLDKTVVLQGEVAVKQAEKIKNIGGNIRLAMPHMIMPRAASVAMLGKHMMEQGILHNVMDLEPFYIRRSEAEELWERRNGIKND